The following are from one region of the Plodia interpunctella isolate USDA-ARS_2022_Savannah chromosome 25, ilPloInte3.2, whole genome shotgun sequence genome:
- the LOC128680855 gene encoding juvenile hormone epoxide hydrolase-like isoform X3 has product MGKSLKNIALSLTLVQALVVLGLTYWLFLQPSPPIPTLDYDEWWGPETSRKVDRGVTPFNITFSDDMINDLKYRLKNHVPFSPPLDGVGFEYGFNTNILDEWVDYWAQKYPFKQKERFLNKFPQYKTNIQGLDIHFIRVKPQAKNKEIIPLLLLHGWPGSVREFYESIPFLTAVSDSRDFVLEVIVASLPGYGFSDPAVRPGLGPAQMAVVMRNLMHRLGHEKFYIQGGDWGSQVSHCMTVLFPTEILGSHINFGIVSTLKAMVAQYLISFYPTLFMDKNLVDRLEYNKGIFRELGYFHLQSTKPDTLGVSLNDSPVALLAYILEKSAAATDFDNIKFEDGGTRSWRFTKDQILDNLMIYWASNSITTSMRIYAESCSKAHNKLGMQRIKSIVPTWLVQAKNEIYFQPPLILNMKYKNLVNITILNEGGHFLAWEMPLTFSEDVLMAVDVFRKLKSSVEDEL; this is encoded by the exons atgggcAAG tcatTGAAAAACATCGCCCTCTCGCTCACTCTGGTCCAAGCTTTGGTCGTGCTAGGATTAACATACTGGCTGTTCCTTCAGCCTTCTCCACCGATACCTACCCTGGACTATGATGAATGGTGGGGGCCTGAAACATCAAGGAAGGTGGATAGAGGTGTCACACCGTTTAATATTACTTTCAGTGATGAt aTGATAAATGATCTCAAATATAGACTGAAGAATCACGTACCATTCTCACCACCTCTCGACGGAGTTGGTTTCGAATATGGCTTCAATACTAACATTTTAGATGAGTGGGTGGACTACTGGGCACAGAAGTACCCCTTCAAACAAAAGGAGAGGTTCTTAAACAAGTTCCCGCAGTACAAAACTAATATTCAAGGGTTGGACATCCATTTTATCCGGGTTAAACCGCAG gcaaagaacaaagaaataatCCCCTTACTTCTTCTCCACGGTTGGCCTGGGTCCGTTAGGGAATTCTACGAGTCGATACCATTTTTGACAGCTGTCAGTGACAGTAGAGACTTTGTATTGGAAGTAATTGTTGCGAGCCTGCCTGGATACGGGTTCTCTGAT CCAGCTGTTAGACCAGGTCTTGGTCCAGCACAAATGGCGGTAGTTATGAGGAATCTAATGCACAGACTGGGACATGAGAAGTTCTATATACAAGGGGGAGATTGGGGCAGTCAGGTGTCACATTGTATGACGGTTTTATTCCCAACG gaaatcctcGGGTCCCACATAAACTTTGGCATCGTATCAACTCTGAAAGCAATGGTAGCCCAATACCTTATATCGTTCTACCCGACTTTGTTCATGGACAAAAATTTGGTTGACAGACTCGAATATAATAAGGGTATTTTCCGAGAACTCGGGTATTTTCATCTGCAGAGCACTAAACCTGACACTTTGG GAGTGAGTCTAAATGACTCTCCTGTGGCACTCCTTGCTTACATCTTAGAGAAATCAGCAGCTGCGACTGACTTCGACAATATAAAGTTTGAAGACGGTGGAACGAGATCGTGGAGATTCACGAAGGACCAGATTCTGGATAACCTGATGATATATTGGGCTAGCAATTCTATTACTACCTCAATGAGGATATACGCTGAGTCTTGTAGTAAAGCGCATAATAAATTAGGGATGCAACG tataaAATCTATAGTACCAACATGGTTAGTGCAAGCTAAGAATGAAATCTACTTTCAACCGCCgctaattttgaatatgaaatacaaaaatttggtTAACATAACAATTTTGAACGAAGGAGGTCACTTTCTTGCTTGGGAGATGCCCTTAACATTTTCAGAGGACGTTTTGATGGCTGTTGATGTGTTTAGAAAATTGAAATCGAGTGTTGAAGACgagttgtaa
- the LOC128680855 gene encoding juvenile hormone epoxide hydrolase-like isoform X2, which yields MGKVIFAAMLVDSLKNIALSLTLVQALVVLGLTYWLFLQPSPPIPTLDYDEWWGPETSRKVDRGVTPFNITFSDDMINDLKYRLKNHVPFSPPLDGVGFEYGFNTNILDEWVDYWAQKYPFKQKERFLNKFPQYKTNIQGLDIHFIRVKPQAKNKEIIPLLLLHGWPGSVREFYESIPFLTAVSDSRDFVLEVIVASLPGYGFSDPAVRPGLGPAQMAVVMRNLMHRLGHEKFYIQGGDWGSQVSHCMTVLFPTEILGSHINFGIVSTLKAMVAQYLISFYPTLFMDKNLVDRLEYNKGIFRELGYFHLQSTKPDTLGVSLNDSPVALLAYILEKSAAATDFDNIKFEDGGTRSWRFTKDQILDNLMIYWASNSITTSMRIYAESCSKAHNKLGMQRIKSIVPTWLVQAKNEIYFQPPLILNMKYKNLVNITILNEGGHFLAWEMPLTFSEDVLMAVDVFRKLKSSVEDEL from the exons atgggcAAGGTGATTTTTGCAGCAATGCTTGTTGAT tcatTGAAAAACATCGCCCTCTCGCTCACTCTGGTCCAAGCTTTGGTCGTGCTAGGATTAACATACTGGCTGTTCCTTCAGCCTTCTCCACCGATACCTACCCTGGACTATGATGAATGGTGGGGGCCTGAAACATCAAGGAAGGTGGATAGAGGTGTCACACCGTTTAATATTACTTTCAGTGATGAt aTGATAAATGATCTCAAATATAGACTGAAGAATCACGTACCATTCTCACCACCTCTCGACGGAGTTGGTTTCGAATATGGCTTCAATACTAACATTTTAGATGAGTGGGTGGACTACTGGGCACAGAAGTACCCCTTCAAACAAAAGGAGAGGTTCTTAAACAAGTTCCCGCAGTACAAAACTAATATTCAAGGGTTGGACATCCATTTTATCCGGGTTAAACCGCAG gcaaagaacaaagaaataatCCCCTTACTTCTTCTCCACGGTTGGCCTGGGTCCGTTAGGGAATTCTACGAGTCGATACCATTTTTGACAGCTGTCAGTGACAGTAGAGACTTTGTATTGGAAGTAATTGTTGCGAGCCTGCCTGGATACGGGTTCTCTGAT CCAGCTGTTAGACCAGGTCTTGGTCCAGCACAAATGGCGGTAGTTATGAGGAATCTAATGCACAGACTGGGACATGAGAAGTTCTATATACAAGGGGGAGATTGGGGCAGTCAGGTGTCACATTGTATGACGGTTTTATTCCCAACG gaaatcctcGGGTCCCACATAAACTTTGGCATCGTATCAACTCTGAAAGCAATGGTAGCCCAATACCTTATATCGTTCTACCCGACTTTGTTCATGGACAAAAATTTGGTTGACAGACTCGAATATAATAAGGGTATTTTCCGAGAACTCGGGTATTTTCATCTGCAGAGCACTAAACCTGACACTTTGG GAGTGAGTCTAAATGACTCTCCTGTGGCACTCCTTGCTTACATCTTAGAGAAATCAGCAGCTGCGACTGACTTCGACAATATAAAGTTTGAAGACGGTGGAACGAGATCGTGGAGATTCACGAAGGACCAGATTCTGGATAACCTGATGATATATTGGGCTAGCAATTCTATTACTACCTCAATGAGGATATACGCTGAGTCTTGTAGTAAAGCGCATAATAAATTAGGGATGCAACG tataaAATCTATAGTACCAACATGGTTAGTGCAAGCTAAGAATGAAATCTACTTTCAACCGCCgctaattttgaatatgaaatacaaaaatttggtTAACATAACAATTTTGAACGAAGGAGGTCACTTTCTTGCTTGGGAGATGCCCTTAACATTTTCAGAGGACGTTTTGATGGCTGTTGATGTGTTTAGAAAATTGAAATCGAGTGTTGAAGACgagttgtaa
- the LOC128680855 gene encoding juvenile hormone epoxide hydrolase-like isoform X1, translating into MYFFYVFLFFVSLFVFNLAFLYSNWLECAGLTFGSSLKNIALSLTLVQALVVLGLTYWLFLQPSPPIPTLDYDEWWGPETSRKVDRGVTPFNITFSDDMINDLKYRLKNHVPFSPPLDGVGFEYGFNTNILDEWVDYWAQKYPFKQKERFLNKFPQYKTNIQGLDIHFIRVKPQAKNKEIIPLLLLHGWPGSVREFYESIPFLTAVSDSRDFVLEVIVASLPGYGFSDPAVRPGLGPAQMAVVMRNLMHRLGHEKFYIQGGDWGSQVSHCMTVLFPTEILGSHINFGIVSTLKAMVAQYLISFYPTLFMDKNLVDRLEYNKGIFRELGYFHLQSTKPDTLGVSLNDSPVALLAYILEKSAAATDFDNIKFEDGGTRSWRFTKDQILDNLMIYWASNSITTSMRIYAESCSKAHNKLGMQRIKSIVPTWLVQAKNEIYFQPPLILNMKYKNLVNITILNEGGHFLAWEMPLTFSEDVLMAVDVFRKLKSSVEDEL; encoded by the exons ATGTactttttttatgtgtttttgtttttcgtttccctgtttgtttttaatttggcaTTCCTTTATAGTAATTGGCTGGAGTGTGCTGGATTGACTTTTGGAAGC tcatTGAAAAACATCGCCCTCTCGCTCACTCTGGTCCAAGCTTTGGTCGTGCTAGGATTAACATACTGGCTGTTCCTTCAGCCTTCTCCACCGATACCTACCCTGGACTATGATGAATGGTGGGGGCCTGAAACATCAAGGAAGGTGGATAGAGGTGTCACACCGTTTAATATTACTTTCAGTGATGAt aTGATAAATGATCTCAAATATAGACTGAAGAATCACGTACCATTCTCACCACCTCTCGACGGAGTTGGTTTCGAATATGGCTTCAATACTAACATTTTAGATGAGTGGGTGGACTACTGGGCACAGAAGTACCCCTTCAAACAAAAGGAGAGGTTCTTAAACAAGTTCCCGCAGTACAAAACTAATATTCAAGGGTTGGACATCCATTTTATCCGGGTTAAACCGCAG gcaaagaacaaagaaataatCCCCTTACTTCTTCTCCACGGTTGGCCTGGGTCCGTTAGGGAATTCTACGAGTCGATACCATTTTTGACAGCTGTCAGTGACAGTAGAGACTTTGTATTGGAAGTAATTGTTGCGAGCCTGCCTGGATACGGGTTCTCTGAT CCAGCTGTTAGACCAGGTCTTGGTCCAGCACAAATGGCGGTAGTTATGAGGAATCTAATGCACAGACTGGGACATGAGAAGTTCTATATACAAGGGGGAGATTGGGGCAGTCAGGTGTCACATTGTATGACGGTTTTATTCCCAACG gaaatcctcGGGTCCCACATAAACTTTGGCATCGTATCAACTCTGAAAGCAATGGTAGCCCAATACCTTATATCGTTCTACCCGACTTTGTTCATGGACAAAAATTTGGTTGACAGACTCGAATATAATAAGGGTATTTTCCGAGAACTCGGGTATTTTCATCTGCAGAGCACTAAACCTGACACTTTGG GAGTGAGTCTAAATGACTCTCCTGTGGCACTCCTTGCTTACATCTTAGAGAAATCAGCAGCTGCGACTGACTTCGACAATATAAAGTTTGAAGACGGTGGAACGAGATCGTGGAGATTCACGAAGGACCAGATTCTGGATAACCTGATGATATATTGGGCTAGCAATTCTATTACTACCTCAATGAGGATATACGCTGAGTCTTGTAGTAAAGCGCATAATAAATTAGGGATGCAACG tataaAATCTATAGTACCAACATGGTTAGTGCAAGCTAAGAATGAAATCTACTTTCAACCGCCgctaattttgaatatgaaatacaaaaatttggtTAACATAACAATTTTGAACGAAGGAGGTCACTTTCTTGCTTGGGAGATGCCCTTAACATTTTCAGAGGACGTTTTGATGGCTGTTGATGTGTTTAGAAAATTGAAATCGAGTGTTGAAGACgagttgtaa